AGCATAGTTTCTTGCCTTTTCGGTTACCCTGTTTTTTAGTTTATTTATTTCCGAATCTAAATCCACAAAAGGCAAAGGGGAACTATAAGAAGCTCTTACCCTAAAAGCTAAAATCTCGTAAATATATATAAAAGGTTTCATAATATCATCATTATATTCAAGGGCCAGATAAAATTCTTTCCTTAGTGCGAGGTCTTTATATGGAACGTTCTCTACACCATTGTTATATCTAAGTCTTAAAAATAAACCATTGGGAGCTCCCATGAAATATAGCCTGCCTATAGAATCGTCTATGATATTACGCCACCTTAAAGGTCCAATAAAACTACGATAATTCTCATTCCAAATGATGGTACCATCATGAAATTTTAATATTTTTGTCACTTCAATAGGAATTTTACTTTTAATATCTGCAATTTCTTTTTGCATTTTTTGTTCTAGAGTTTCCTCATCAACAATGTCATTATTTAGTGGGCTATCACCCTCTTGTGATTTAGCACCATCAACTACACTATCAGTGCAAATACCATTTGGATTTTTAACAATACTACCAATAGGATCATACTTTTTTGGACCACAAGCTACTAATAATAAATTCATTAACATATAAAATGTAATAAAATACTTTTGTTTTAAAATATTTCCCCCCTTATTGTAAAAAACTCCTCTCCCCCATTATTATTAATAAATTTTAATTCAAATTAAAACTGATAATTTATT
Above is a genomic segment from Borrelia hispanica CRI containing:
- a CDS encoding virulence associated lipoprotein → MLMNLLLVACGPKKYDPIGSIVKNPNGICTDSVVDGAKSQEGDSPLNNDIVDEETLEQKMQKEIADIKSKIPIEVTKILKFHDGTIIWNENYRSFIGPLRWRNIIDDSIGRLYFMGAPNGLFLRLRYNNGVENVPYKDLALRKEFYLALEYNDDIMKPFIYIYEILAFRVRASYSSPLPFVDLDSEINKLKNRVTEKARNYARAYYINVYKALQYKKEKLDTLFLKDIRFLKTKLQELELAKTELRTEIIQKFVDDYNRNEVINSETNNTLKSVDATVDELASYFETRFKDFYAKCDAVITLADEIKVVLDRIQ